DNA sequence from the Sulfurimonas sp. genome:
TTAAACGGTACGGTTGAGGGCGGAACTATAAGTTCAAACAGTTCCAGAACTTTGGTTCATGCCATGAGAGCCGTATGTGATTTGCTGGTTATCGGCGGAAATACGGTACGAGTCGACAGACCGACTTTGGATGCAAGATTGGTAGACGGCAGAGCACCTGATATTTTAATCATATCAAAAAGTACGGAATTTGATAAAAGCATCCCTCTTTTTAATGTAAATGGCAGAAAAGTAATAATTTCTGACAATTTTTCTATTTTAGAAAATTATAAAAACATTATGATTGAGGGGGGACAAAGTATGTTTGAACTCTCTAAAGATTTTGTTGATTATTATTTATGTTTTTTGTCCGCACAAATCGGCGGAAATATGAATTTTACGGGAATTGAAGATAAATTTGATATTTTAAATATACAAAAAGATGAGCAAGATATAATTATGTGGATGAGAAGGGGTTAAGAGTTATGGAAAAACAAGAAAAAATAGTATCGATGTTTGATAATATCGCACCTACATACGATACTGCAAATCGTGTTATGAGCATGGGAGTAGATAAGAGCTGGAGAAGAAAGGCTTGTGATTTAGCTTACGGCTTTTATGCGCAAGACTCTATTGATAAAATAGTGGATGTTGCTTGCGGAACCGGCGACATGATGGATTTTTGGAAAAAAAGATCGGAGACAAACGGTATAGCCGTAGGCGAGATAGTAGGCGTAGATCCCTCAAATGGAATGGTTGCGGTTGCAAGAGAGAAATTTCCTAAATTTAACTACTATATATCAAAGGCAACTGAAATTCCTCTTCAAGATAGCAGTGCCGATATCCTAAGTATCACATACGGTATCAGAAATGTCGTTGAGAGAGAAGCAGCCTTAAGGGAGTTTAACAGAGTTTTAAAACAGGGCGGTCTTGTAGTGATACTTGAGTTTATGAAAAACGAAAATCCGTCAATGCTTGGAAAAATCAGAGATTTTTACATGAATAAAGTTTTGCCGAAAATCGGCGGTTTTATCTCTAAAAACCTAGAAGCGTACGAATATCTGCCAAACTCCATAGAAGATTTTTCAACAGTTGAAAATATGAAAAAAGAGCTTATGGAAGCAGGATTTGAGATTGTCTATGCAAAGAGTTTCTCAATGGATATCTCAACCCTCTTAATAGCAAGAAAAAAATAGGCAAAGTAGTTGTATACCCTAAGTGTCTCTTCGCTCAATGAGCAGATAAAAACTCTGCTTGAAAGTACATTTGAGAGAGTTTTGGTCGAGGGGGAACTTTCTCGCATAACTTTTCATAACAGCGGACATATCTATTTTACGCTCAAAGATGAATCTTCAACCATTAAAGCCGTTATATTTAAAGCAAACGCCGCGAAACTAAAATTTCAACTCCAAGAGGGTTTAAAAGTAGTTCTTGACGGAGCGGTAACACTTTATAAGCCGCGCGGCGAGTATCAGATAAACTGTTTTTCGATTCAGCCTTCCGGTCACGGCGCTTTGGCATTGGCGTTCGAGCAGTTAAAAAACAAACTATCGTCTCAGGGCTATTTTGAAGTTTCCAGAAAAAAACAACTTCCCAAATTTCCAAAAAGAGTCGCTCTTATAACCTCTGCGACGGGTGCGGCTTTGCAAGATATGCTCAGGGTCGCTCAAAACAGATACAGAGCTTTGGAAATTGATATTTATGATGTTTTGGTTCAGGGAGAAAATGCTGCTCCTTCCATCGTAAAAGCTCTCTCTTTAGCCGATACCAAAGGGTATGACATTATCGTGATAGGGCGAGGCGGCGGAAGCATGGAAGATCTATGGGCTTTTAATGAAGAGATAGTGGCAGATGCGATTTTTAAAGCCCTAACTCCCATCGTTTCAGCGGTTGGACATGAGATAGACTGGGTGATAAGCGATTTTGTAGCAGACCTTAGAGCGCCTACGCCTAGTGCGGCTATGCAGATGATATTGCCCGATACAAATGAACTATACCAATATATTGACTCTCTTTCATCCGCTTTTACTCAAAGGATAGAACAAAAAATCTATAATTCCAAACAGGAGCTTGCACATCTTGCAAATCTATATTTGCAACACTCCATTGAGAAAAAAATAACTCAAAAAATAGATGAAATCAAGCAGATAAGAGAGACGCTAAATCAAACGATTTCATTTAAGATGCAAAGCTTTAGTAAAGATATGGAACTCTTAATAGATAGATTTCCTTATATGATTGAGAATAAAATCAATATTGCTCAAAATCAAGTGTCAAATTTGCAAAAAATGTTAGAATCCAACCATCCAAAATTCAGAAGTAAAAAGGGTTTTGCGCAGATTTCTAAAGATTCTAAAGTTATTGATATTGCTTCGCTTAAATTAGATGAAATCTTTGATTTGATGAGTGATGAAGTTATCGTAAGCGCAAAAGTTCTTAAAAAAATAGATATAAAGGGGTTAGTATGAAATATCCGGAGTTTTTTAACAGCGTAGAGAGTATTAAAGTTGTAGATCCGCTCTCAAATGTTTTAGGTGCATTTGAAGACGGCATATATGAGTTTACATTTTTAGATGCAGTAAAATCTGCAGGGCATAGTTGTCCTACGGTTGCAGGTGCTTATTTAATCACTTTGGAGGGATTAAAAGCTCTCTATCCAAACTCTTTAGCCGTTAGAGGGGAGATTAAAGTTAAGTTTAAAGAGTCTCTTGAGGATGGAGTTGCCGGTGTAATCAGCAATGTTGTTTCCCAGATCACGGGTGCAACCGACAAAAGCGGTTTTAAAGGGCTGGCAGGGAAATTTGCAAGACACTCTTTGATGGATTTCAATGCAGATATCAATTCGTCGGTTAGATTTACAAGGGTCGACAGCGGTAAAAGTGTAGATGTATATTATGATCCTTCATCAATCGGCGGAAACCCTAAAATGCAGCAGTTGATGCAAAAAATGATGGGCGGTATGGCGAACAAGGAAGAGATAAAAGAGTTCGGTGCGCTCTGGCAAGAGAGAGTTAAGAGAATATTTGAAAACAAATCCAGCGTTGTTAAAGTCGTAGAACTGTAATTTTTTAGTAATCAATATAGTGTATAATCCTAAAAAAAGAGGATTATAACATGGCTTATTTTGATAGTGCTAAAGTTGGGGACAGCGTCTATGGCTTGGTGTTCGGTGCGGGTGAAGTTTCTCAGATTTTTGAAAATAGCCACTATAAACTGATGGTAAACTTTAAAAACGATTATGAAGTTCCCTACACCGAAGACGGAATTCCGGGATGGGGAAACTTCAACAAGCAGACGCTTTTTTATAAAAACGATATAGATTTAACTGATGTCGATTTCTCTCCTGTTTCAAAAATACTCTCCGTTAAAAAGATTATAAAACTAAAAGAGAAGAAAAGACTTCAAGTAAGACTTCCCTCAGGCATTTGGAAAAATGTAAAAAAAGCAGAACCGTCGTATGTTGAAGATCTGCTTGAGAGAGAAAAATACCATATGTTTAGAAAAAAGCCCGAAAAAAAAGAGAAATAAATAGCCCAGTGAAATCATCTTCTTTTGTACGCATTATTGCAACCCCCATCGGTACGATGATAGCCGAAGCCGACAACGATGTTCTTACTTGTCTTGATTTTATAGACGACTTGTCTGTGGCGAATGAGAACTCAAACCATACGCTTTTAACTCAATTAGAAGTGGAGCTTGGGGAATACTTTGCAAAAAAACGACAGATTTTTACCATACCGCTCTCTCCAAGCGGAACTATATTTCAAAAGGGTGTTTGGGATACGCTGTTAAAAATACCGTACGGTTCAACACTGTCTTACGCGGATGAGGCAAAAATATTCGGCAATCCAAAAGCCACAAGAGCCGTTGCAAATGCAAACTCTAAAAATCCCATCTCTATCCTTATCCCGTGTCACCGCGTTATCTCTTCAAACGGCAGCATAGGCGGATATAGCGGAGGATTATGGAGAAAAGAGTTTTTACTCTCTCTTGAGAAAGAGTAAAAAAATAGTATTGTTCTTACTTAAGTATTAAAGCCGGAAAGTAGGTATGGAGAGTAACTGCCGTCTGTGCCGAGATCTTTTTCATCAGTTTGTCTATCTTATCCTCTTCATTCCATTTCGGTTTAGTTACTCCGCTAAGCTCAATCAATTTATTCTTGGCATCATATGCAACTCCGATACTGTCGATGAGGCCGACATCTTTTGCTTGGTGAGCCGTAAATATATGGGCATTTGCAAATGTATCTCTTTTGTTTATATCCAATCCTCTTGCAGCCGCAACATCAGAAGTAAAGAGGTCGTATGTTCCGTATATTACTTTATTTAACTCATTTTTTTCATATTCAGTCCACTCTCTATCGCTCGCTCCGACTTTTTTGTATTTTCCTGCTTGAACGCTTTGGGATTTGACTCCTACTTTGTTCATAAGCTCGCTTATATCGGCTCCTTGCATAATAACACCGATACTTCCGACCATAGAGCCGGGATTTGCGATTATCTCATTTGCCCAGATACTTGCATAGTAGCTTCCGCTTGCAATCGTTCCGCTCGCATATACAACAACGGGTTTTAGCTCTTTTGCTCTTTTTATGGCATAAGCAACCTCGATTGACGGTGCGACAGCTCCGCCGGGAGAGTCGACATTTAGTAAAATACCTTTTATAAATTTATTTGATGCTGCTTCATCAATCTGTTTTACTACCTCTGCAACTTCCATAATAGGACCGGAGAGGTTTATTTGCTGAAGATTGTTTTGTGTTAAATCATCATTGCTTTGCGGTGCAAAAATCAGAAAAACTATAAGTAAAAAAATCATAGCTTTAAAATGATCTTGAATAAATTTCATTATCGCTAAAATCGGAGAAAATATATTTTTTATAGACTGCATTTTACTAATGTCCCATTAATGTAAATTTTTGAGATATTATACCTATGAAGTATTAAATGAACGGCTAACTCATCGTTTGGTTCTTTGTCTAAATCAAGCACAATCATATCGGCATTTTTCCCATCGGCTATTGCTCCCGTATTGATTCCAAGCGCCTCGGCAGCATTAATTGTGACACTTTTTATAAGAGCATTTGCAAATTTCACAAGAGGAGCATTAGAGTGCATAAAAAGAGACATTTTCATCTCTTCAAACAAATCAAGTTTATAGTTTGAACTAAGTCCGTCAGTTGCTACTATCCACCTTATATTATTGTCATTTAGCTTTTTGATATTTAGTGTAGCATTTCCTAAAAGTCTATTTGAAATAGGGCAATGAATGACTGTATGTCTATTTGAAGAGAGTTTTTTCAACTCTTCATCATTAGCTTTTACAACATGTGTAAGAAGAGTGCTAAAACCGTCAAAATGCTCTAAAAACTCTTTTGAATCACTTACGGCAGAGTTTTGTTTTAAAAATTTTTCAAAAAATCCCTTAAAATCACCTTCGCTGCTATCAAGCCATTTTCTTTCAGCTTCACTTTCCATAAAGTGAGCCGTGAGTTTAAGATTTTCATTTTTTACTTTCTGGAGTGCTTTTTTTATTAAAATCGGATGAACCGAGTATGGCGAGTGAATAGCGACTGCGGGGTAAAATCCCTCTCTTTTAACACTTTTTGAAGCATCAAGCCTTGCTAAGAAATCGCCAAAAAGCGCATCTGCCATGGTTGCTTGCGAACCGATTAGCTCATTGAAAAAAACAACATTTTGAGGAGCATTTGCACAAACATTCAAATCCATACCGTGCGAACTAATAGCACCGAATGTAGTAATTCCGGACTCCAACATAGAGTCAATAGCCTTTGCCATACACTTGTCATCGCATCCGTTTACAAGTTCCTCACGGTTTTCTATGACACTGTAAAGCCAAGAGACAAAATCTCCGTAAGAGAGTTCTGTTTTGTTTGCACTAAACTCTATATGCACATGAGCATTTATAAGACCGGGCATTAGAAGTGAATTCTTTTTTAGTTCTATCACCTCGGCATCCTTGAACTCTTCTTTTAGCTCTTCAAGCGGGGCAATTTTTCGAATAGTTTTGTCAAAGGCAACCGACATATTTGAGAGTAGTGTATCAGGCGTTAAAATATAGTTTGGAGTAATTATCTGCATATTTCATCTTTTTTTAGAATTTAGAATAGATTATGCTTAATTTAGATAAAATAGCTCCTTAAAAATTGTAATTTTAAAAAGGCAGAGTATGAAATTAGTAGTGATTCAAGGACCAAACTTAAATATGTTGGGAGTAAGAGAACAACAAGTTTACGGTTCAATGAAGTTAGAGCAGATACATTCGCAAATGAGAGATTTTGCAACTCAAAGCGGGATAGAGATAGAGTTTTTTCAAAGTAATTTTGAGGGTGAGTTAGTAGATAAAATTCAAGAGTGTTACGGAGACGCTAGCGGTATTATCATCAACGCAGCGGCATACACCCACACATCAATTGCTATCCGCGATGCAATTTCAGCCGTAAATCTTCCTACTATAGAGGTTCATATAAGCAATATTCATCGTCGAGAAGAGTTTAGAAAGCAAAATATGATTGCTCCCGTCTGTACATCTTCTATAGTAGGATTTGGTCCATTTGGGTATCATCTTGCAATGGTTGGAATGGTGCAAATTATGAATGAGATAAAAGCGGTTCAAGAGATGCAAAAACAGTCTCAAGCTGCCCAAGCATAGGCTATGTATATAAAGCGTAAATTGGATAAAAGTTTAGAAACTTTTAAAAATTTACGCGCAGATTATAAAAACTCCAAAGAGAGTTCGCATAGATATGTTGCTACTGTCGGAGTCGGCGGAAATGTCGGTGATGTAATGAGAAGATTTAACCGCTTATACTCTTATTTGAAAAAAGACAAAAGGGTAGATTTGCTTCAGACATCGTTGATTTTAAAAAATCCTCCTTTTGGTTTTGTAAATCAAGATGATTTTTTTAATTCAATAATTTTACTTGGGACAAATATGCAACCTAAAGTGTTTTTAGACTATTTGATGAGATTAGAGAAAAAATTTGCACGCAAAAGAAGCTTTGCGAATGCTCCAAGGACGCTAGATTTGGATATTATTTTTTTTGATAACAGAGTTGTTAAAACGCCAAAACTTCAAATTCCGCATGCCGAGTGGTTTGAGAGAAAAAGTGTGCTGATACCGTTGATGGATATATATAGATGAAGATATTGACTTTTACTGGAAAAACACCATCCGAGGCTCTCAAAAAAGCCAGATTAGACCCAAATTATGAAAATATGCTTCATATCGACACAAAAGAGATTCAAAAAAAATCACTTGGGCGAGAGGCAATGTATGAGATAGTTATGGGCATAGAAACCGATACCGCGCACAATACATACCAAAAAACGAACGGCATACCAAAAGACGGCAAACCGCTTACCCAAAAAAGCGCCGATGTTTTATATGATATTTCTTATGCGGCACAGCAAATCTCTAAAATTGCGGATGTTAGAGATCCTCTTCATGAGTATCAAGAACCTAAAACACAAACTGTTTTTGAGCCAAAAGAGCTAAAAGAGATAAAAGCAGAAATTGCAAAACTAGGCGATAAAGTCAAAATTATTCAAAATATGTTTTGGGATGAAAAAGCACCTGAGCTGGAGAGCCATATTCCCGCTGAGTTTGCGGAGATTTATCGTCTTGCTTCTCAAAGCGGGATGAATAGGGAACATCTTGATACGATTATGAGAATGACTCTGGAACATATGCCTTTTAGAATGAGAGAAAATTCGGAAACTATAAAAAGGTATTTTCAGACGCTTCTTAGAAAAATGGTGCCTGTCCGGTTGGAGAGCACGCCTTCGGTCGGGAACAAAAAAGTTATGATGTTGGTCGGTCCAACCGGCGTCGGCAAAACAACTTCAGTGGCAAAATTAGCCGCAAGATATTCATATCTTATGCAAAAAAAATATAAAGTCGGTTTAGTCGTGTTAGATACTTATCGTATCGGTGCGGTTGAGCAGTTAATGCAGTACGCAAGAATGATGAAGTTAGGCATTGAAACGGTTGTGGACCCGATAGATTTTGCAAGTGCGCTTGACTCACTTAGATATTGTGATTATATTCTAATCGATACAATGGGATCAAGTCCGTATGACAAAACCAAAATAGAAAAAATTTATGAGTGTTTAGAGGGAAATGATACAAAATACAACATTGATGTCGTTTTGGTTATGCCGAGTTCCATCAAATATGAAGATTTAAAAGCTACATATGAAAACTTTTCAGCTCTCAATATAGACACCCTTATGTTTACAAAATTGGATGAGACTATAGGTTTTGGAAATATATTTTCCCTCTCCTATGAGACAAAAAAACCGATAAGTTATTTCTCGGTCGGGCAAGAAGTTCCGGAGGATTTGGTAAGTGCTAGCAGTGATTTTTTAGTAGAGTGCTTGTTAAACGGCTTCAATAGGAGTAAAACATGATAGGTCATCAGGCTCAAAAGCTAGAAGAACTTGTTTCATCTTCTTTACAAAAAAAATCTAAAAAAACCCGTTTTATTGCCGTAACAAGCGGAAAAGGCGGTGTCGGAAAGAGTACGATAAGCTCCAATCTGGCTTATGTTCTCTCTCTTGGCGGGCTTAATGTAGGTATTTTTGATGCCGATATCGGTCTTGCAAATTTAGATGTGATGTTTAATGTAAAAATAAAGAAAAATATATTGCATGTACTAAAAGGCGAAGCGAGTGTTTCAGATATTTTGATTCCTATTACAAGAAATCTTATACTTATTCCGGGCGAGAGCGGTGATGAGATACTAAAATATTCAGATAAAGCTTTATTTGAGAGATTTATGAGTGAAGCTGAAGTTTTAGATAAACTAGATATCATGATAATAGACACGGGTGCGGGCATAGGTGAACATATACAGATGTTTTTAGATGCGGCGGATGATGTTATCGTCGTAACGGTACCGGATCCGGCGGCGATAACTGATGCGTATGCCACTATAAAAACAATTGCAACTTCTAGAAATGACATAAGTTTAATAATGAATCAGGTAAAAAGTGAAAAAGAGGCTATAGCGGTATATGAGAAGATAAAAAAAGTAGCTTTGGCAAATATCGGAGATAAATTAAATTTAAAACTAATTGGAAAGATTAACAGCGATATTAAGGTTTCATCCTCGGTAAAACAGAGAGCACTTTTTGCCGTTTCATATCCGGGATCGGTGGTACACAAAGATATAGTCGATATAGCAAATGCAATTAATAAAAATTTGGAACGAGATGTGCTTGTTACACCTAGTGAGAGCGGGTTATCGGGGCTTTTTAGACGCTTGATAAAACATTTTTAAATCAAATTCGGGGCAGTTGTAAATGTTAGGTGAAAATTTTGTATATTTCTTTACTGTTCAGGGTTTTTTTGTTGGGATAGTTTTCGGTGTGCTAAAATCATTCGATGCAGAGGGTTTGTTTATATATACATTTTTTATAACTGCATTTTTTTACCTGTTTTCCCATATAATTATTGCATTTTATTATAGAACTGCTATCGGAAAACTTTATTTTTTTCCAAAAGAACTACATGAGAAGCAGCTTGACTTATTTGTAAACGAGATAAATAAACGAGAAAAACTAATAGATTCAGCTATAAAAATTACAGATATTGCAGTAAAGACAAATGCTTTAGATGTTGGAAAAAAATAGATGATTACCGCATATACACAAGATCTTAAGCATAAAAAAGATGAACTGGCAATCCAGTATTTACCTGCCGTAAAAGCTATGGCATTTAGGCTAAAAGAAAGGCTTCCCAGCTCTATCGATTATATGGATTTATCGGCTATAGGGACTGAGGAACTTATAAAAGTAGCTCGCAGATATGATGAGAGTTTAAATGACTCATTTTGGGGATATGCCAAAAAAAGAGTTTATGGAGCTATGCTTGATTATTTAAGAAGTTTGGATGTGCTTAGCCGCTCTAGCAGAAAACTGATTAAAGCGATTGATTATGCCGTTGAAGATTATAGGGCTATCCATGATGAAATACCTAGCGACGAAGAGTTGGCAAAGATTTTAAATGAAAGCGTAGAAAAAATACATGAAGCCAGAGTAGCTTCATCAATTTATACGGTGATGCCTCTCCATGATCAGCTTCAGACCGGTGATGACGGTGCATCACTCGCAAATATAGAGAGAGATGAGTTAATAAATGTTATTAAAACAGTGCTTAGCCAATATAGTGAAAGAGAACAGTTAATAATACAACTCTACTATTTTGAAGAATTAAGTTTAAAAGAGATTAGTGAAATGCTAAATATTACAGAATCAAGAATTTCACAAATTCATAAATCGGTAATTCATAAAATCAAAGAGAGTATAGGAGCTTAAGATGGCAGATATACTTTCACAAGAAGAGATAGACGCTCTTTTAGATGTTGTTGATGATGAAGATGGTGATGTCTTTGACAGTGGTGATGATTCGCCTATTTCACAAAGACAGGTAACCCTTTACGATTTTAAAAGACCAAATAGAGTTTCAAAAGAGCAGCTTCGTGCATTTCGCGGTATTCACGATAAAATGGCAAGGTCGTTGGCTTCTCAGATATCTTCCATAATGCGTTCAATTGTCGAGATACAACTTCACTCCGTAGATCAGATGACATACGGCGAGTTTTTAATGTCTCTGCCCAATCCTACAAGTTTTAATGTTTTTTCGATAAAACCGTTAGAGGGAAGCGGCGTTATTGAAATTAATCCGTCTATAGCTTTTCCGATGTTGGACCGCCTATTGGGCGGAAAGGGCGAACCGTTTGATGCAAGCCGTGAATTTTCGGATATAGAACTTAGTCTTTTTGAAACTATTTTAAGAGTTATGATGAGTACTCTAAAAGAGGCTTGGGGACCGGTTATGGATATTTTTCCAAATGTAGAGTCTAAAGAATCAAGCCCGAATGTTGTACAAATTGTTGCTCAAAATGAGATTGTCGTAATGGTTGTTATGGAGATTATTATCGGGCAAAGTTCAGGTATGATGAATATCTGTTATCCCGTAATCGCGCTTGAACCGATTTTGCCGAAATTGGCAAGCAGAGATTTAATGCTCAATGAAACCAGCACAAAAAAAAGTAGAAATACGGAACTTCAGGTGCTTCTTGGCGGTGCAAAAGTAGGGATAGAAGCGATACTTGGAAATGTTGAGTTAACTTTGCGAGATATTTTGGAACTGCAAAACGGCGATATTGTCAGACTTACCAGCCCTGCGGATGATATCGTTACGCTTTGTATTGACGGTAAAGAGAGATTTCGCGGTAAAATCGGGCTTAGAAGATTTAGAAAATCAATTCAAATTATTGAAGTGATTGATACTGAAAAAGATGCAGTAAAAAGAGCATTAGAAAGTTTTGAAACTATAAGACGAGAGAAGATATCAGGCGTTAAAGACATTATGTTTGATGAAGAACAGAAATTGGAAGAGGAGTAGGCAATGAGTAATTTTATGAAGCTATTTGAGAGCGAAACAGTAGGTACTATTGAAGCTTTAATAGGTCAAGCTCCGTCTTTGGAGTTAAAAGAGGAACAAGAGTTAAGTATTATTTCAAATATAATTCCTCCGATAGTATTGCTGCATATTGCCGTAACCGGAAGCGTAAATGCATCGGCTATGATTGCTTTGACGCCAAATTTGGTTGCTTCTTTAGCCGATATGATGATGGGTGAAGAGGGGAGCGGCAGAGAAG
Encoded proteins:
- the xseA gene encoding exodeoxyribonuclease VII large subunit; translated protein: MYTLSVSSLNEQIKTLLESTFERVLVEGELSRITFHNSGHIYFTLKDESSTIKAVIFKANAAKLKFQLQEGLKVVLDGAVTLYKPRGEYQINCFSIQPSGHGALALAFEQLKNKLSSQGYFEVSRKKQLPKFPKRVALITSATGAALQDMLRVAQNRYRALEIDIYDVLVQGENAAPSIVKALSLADTKGYDIIVIGRGGGSMEDLWAFNEEIVADAIFKALTPIVSAVGHEIDWVISDFVADLRAPTPSAAMQMILPDTNELYQYIDSLSSAFTQRIEQKIYNSKQELAHLANLYLQHSIEKKITQKIDEIKQIRETLNQTISFKMQSFSKDMELLIDRFPYMIENKINIAQNQVSNLQKMLESNHPKFRSKKGFAQISKDSKVIDIASLKLDEIFDLMSDEVIVSAKVLKKIDIKGLV
- the ubiE gene encoding bifunctional demethylmenaquinone methyltransferase/2-methoxy-6-polyprenyl-1,4-benzoquinol methylase UbiE yields the protein MEKQEKIVSMFDNIAPTYDTANRVMSMGVDKSWRRKACDLAYGFYAQDSIDKIVDVACGTGDMMDFWKKRSETNGIAVGEIVGVDPSNGMVAVAREKFPKFNYYISKATEIPLQDSSADILSITYGIRNVVEREAALREFNRVLKQGGLVVILEFMKNENPSMLGKIRDFYMNKVLPKIGGFISKNLEAYEYLPNSIEDFSTVENMKKELMEAGFEIVYAKSFSMDISTLLIARKK
- a CDS encoding methylated-DNA--[protein]-cysteine S-methyltransferase, translated to MKSSSFVRIIATPIGTMIAEADNDVLTCLDFIDDLSVANENSNHTLLTQLEVELGEYFAKKRQIFTIPLSPSGTIFQKGVWDTLLKIPYGSTLSYADEAKIFGNPKATRAVANANSKNPISILIPCHRVISSNGSIGGYSGGLWRKEFLLSLEKE
- the folK gene encoding 2-amino-4-hydroxy-6-hydroxymethyldihydropteridine diphosphokinase, whose protein sequence is MDKSLETFKNLRADYKNSKESSHRYVATVGVGGNVGDVMRRFNRLYSYLKKDKRVDLLQTSLILKNPPFGFVNQDDFFNSIILLGTNMQPKVFLDYLMRLEKKFARKRSFANAPRTLDLDIIFFDNRVVKTPKLQIPHAEWFERKSVLIPLMDIYR
- the fliM gene encoding flagellar motor switch protein FliM, with amino-acid sequence MADILSQEEIDALLDVVDDEDGDVFDSGDDSPISQRQVTLYDFKRPNRVSKEQLRAFRGIHDKMARSLASQISSIMRSIVEIQLHSVDQMTYGEFLMSLPNPTSFNVFSIKPLEGSGVIEINPSIAFPMLDRLLGGKGEPFDASREFSDIELSLFETILRVMMSTLKEAWGPVMDIFPNVESKESSPNVVQIVAQNEIVVMVVMEIIIGQSSGMMNICYPVIALEPILPKLASRDLMLNETSTKKSRNTELQVLLGGAKVGIEAILGNVELTLRDILELQNGDIVRLTSPADDIVTLCIDGKERFRGKIGLRRFRKSIQIIEVIDTEKDAVKRALESFETIRREKISGVKDIMFDEEQKLEEE
- the aroQ gene encoding type II 3-dehydroquinate dehydratase, giving the protein MKLVVIQGPNLNMLGVREQQVYGSMKLEQIHSQMRDFATQSGIEIEFFQSNFEGELVDKIQECYGDASGIIINAAAYTHTSIAIRDAISAVNLPTIEVHISNIHRREEFRKQNMIAPVCTSSIVGFGPFGYHLAMVGMVQIMNEIKAVQEMQKQSQAAQA
- a CDS encoding FmdE family protein; this encodes MKYPEFFNSVESIKVVDPLSNVLGAFEDGIYEFTFLDAVKSAGHSCPTVAGAYLITLEGLKALYPNSLAVRGEIKVKFKESLEDGVAGVISNVVSQITGATDKSGFKGLAGKFARHSLMDFNADINSSVRFTRVDSGKSVDVYYDPSSIGGNPKMQQLMQKMMGGMANKEEIKEFGALWQERVKRIFENKSSVVKVVEL
- the sppA gene encoding signal peptide peptidase SppA, which encodes MQSIKNIFSPILAIMKFIQDHFKAMIFLLIVFLIFAPQSNDDLTQNNLQQINLSGPIMEVAEVVKQIDEAASNKFIKGILLNVDSPGGAVAPSIEVAYAIKRAKELKPVVVYASGTIASGSYYASIWANEIIANPGSMVGSIGVIMQGADISELMNKVGVKSQSVQAGKYKKVGASDREWTEYEKNELNKVIYGTYDLFTSDVAAARGLDINKRDTFANAHIFTAHQAKDVGLIDSIGVAYDAKNKLIELSGVTKPKWNEEDKIDKLMKKISAQTAVTLHTYFPALILK
- a CDS encoding metal-dependent hydrolase; its protein translation is MQIITPNYILTPDTLLSNMSVAFDKTIRKIAPLEELKEEFKDAEVIELKKNSLLMPGLINAHVHIEFSANKTELSYGDFVSWLYSVIENREELVNGCDDKCMAKAIDSMLESGITTFGAISSHGMDLNVCANAPQNVVFFNELIGSQATMADALFGDFLARLDASKSVKREGFYPAVAIHSPYSVHPILIKKALQKVKNENLKLTAHFMESEAERKWLDSSEGDFKGFFEKFLKQNSAVSDSKEFLEHFDGFSTLLTHVVKANDEELKKLSSNRHTVIHCPISNRLLGNATLNIKKLNDNNIRWIVATDGLSSNYKLDLFEEMKMSLFMHSNAPLVKFANALIKSVTINAAEALGINTGAIADGKNADMIVLDLDKEPNDELAVHLILHRYNISKIYINGTLVKCSL
- a CDS encoding P-loop NTPase; the encoded protein is MIGHQAQKLEELVSSSLQKKSKKTRFIAVTSGKGGVGKSTISSNLAYVLSLGGLNVGIFDADIGLANLDVMFNVKIKKNILHVLKGEASVSDILIPITRNLILIPGESGDEILKYSDKALFERFMSEAEVLDKLDIMIIDTGAGIGEHIQMFLDAADDVIVVTVPDPAAITDAYATIKTIATSRNDISLIMNQVKSEKEAIAVYEKIKKVALANIGDKLNLKLIGKINSDIKVSSSVKQRALFAVSYPGSVVHKDIVDIANAINKNLERDVLVTPSESGLSGLFRRLIKHF
- a CDS encoding RNA polymerase sigma factor FliA, whose protein sequence is MITAYTQDLKHKKDELAIQYLPAVKAMAFRLKERLPSSIDYMDLSAIGTEELIKVARRYDESLNDSFWGYAKKRVYGAMLDYLRSLDVLSRSSRKLIKAIDYAVEDYRAIHDEIPSDEELAKILNESVEKIHEARVASSIYTVMPLHDQLQTGDDGASLANIERDELINVIKTVLSQYSEREQLIIQLYYFEELSLKEISEMLNITESRISQIHKSVIHKIKESIGA
- the flhF gene encoding flagellar biosynthesis protein FlhF is translated as MKILTFTGKTPSEALKKARLDPNYENMLHIDTKEIQKKSLGREAMYEIVMGIETDTAHNTYQKTNGIPKDGKPLTQKSADVLYDISYAAQQISKIADVRDPLHEYQEPKTQTVFEPKELKEIKAEIAKLGDKVKIIQNMFWDEKAPELESHIPAEFAEIYRLASQSGMNREHLDTIMRMTLEHMPFRMRENSETIKRYFQTLLRKMVPVRLESTPSVGNKKVMMLVGPTGVGKTTSVAKLAARYSYLMQKKYKVGLVVLDTYRIGAVEQLMQYARMMKLGIETVVDPIDFASALDSLRYCDYILIDTMGSSPYDKTKIEKIYECLEGNDTKYNIDVVLVMPSSIKYEDLKATYENFSALNIDTLMFTKLDETIGFGNIFSLSYETKKPISYFSVGQEVPEDLVSASSDFLVECLLNGFNRSKT